In Saccharothrix syringae, the following are encoded in one genomic region:
- a CDS encoding ABC transporter permease: MSISTAGVVARPDSLSPGRAPTAKKRKAPDLRRWLSPLALLLLWQVAGSTGVLPEDKLAPPLTVFESGWELVLDGQLVDAFLVSLGRVALGFLVGGVVGAALGLAAGLSRWGERVVDPPVQMLRTLPHLGLVPLFILWFGIGEEPKLALVAAGVAFPLYLNLHAGIRQADPALLEAARVLGYTRFERITHVVLPSAVPQTLVGLRIALGAAWLSLIVGEQVNADAGIGYLINNAREFLRTDVVVVGLLVYALLGLTTDALVRALEKRVLRWRVR, encoded by the coding sequence GTGTCGATTTCCACCGCGGGTGTTGTCGCGCGCCCGGATTCATTGTCACCGGGGCGTGCGCCCACCGCGAAAAAACGAAAAGCGCCGGACCTGCGCCGGTGGCTGAGCCCGCTGGCCCTGCTGCTGCTGTGGCAGGTGGCGGGCAGCACCGGCGTGCTGCCCGAGGACAAGCTCGCCCCGCCGCTGACCGTGTTCGAGTCCGGTTGGGAGCTGGTGCTCGACGGGCAGCTGGTGGACGCGTTCCTGGTCTCGCTGGGCCGGGTCGCGCTCGGCTTCCTCGTCGGCGGGGTCGTCGGCGCCGCGCTCGGCCTGGCGGCCGGCCTGTCCCGGTGGGGCGAGCGGGTCGTGGACCCGCCGGTGCAGATGCTGCGCACGCTGCCGCACCTGGGCCTGGTCCCGCTGTTCATCCTGTGGTTCGGCATCGGCGAGGAGCCCAAGCTCGCGCTGGTCGCGGCCGGCGTGGCGTTCCCGCTGTACCTGAACCTGCACGCGGGCATCCGGCAGGCCGACCCGGCGCTGCTGGAGGCCGCCCGGGTGCTCGGCTACACCCGGTTCGAGCGGATCACGCACGTGGTGCTGCCCTCGGCCGTGCCGCAGACCCTGGTCGGCCTGCGCATCGCGCTGGGCGCGGCGTGGCTGTCGCTGATCGTCGGCGAGCAGGTCAACGCCGACGCGGGCATCGGCTACCTGATCAACAACGCCCGGGAGTTCCTGCGCACCGACGTCGTGGTGGTGGGGCTGCTGGTCTACGCGCTGCTCGGGCTGACCACGGACGCGCTGGTGCGCGCGCTGGAGAAGAGGGTGCTGCGGTGGCGGGTGCGGTGA
- a CDS encoding adenylosuccinate synthase, translating to MPAVVLIGAQWGDEGKGKATDLLGDRVQWVVRYQGGNNAGHTVVLPDGQKFALHLIPSGILTPGVTSVIGNGVVVDPGVLLEELAGLDEQGVDTSRLIISADAHLIMPYHVAIDKVTERYLGKAKIGTTGRGIGPCYQDKIARVGVRAQDLLDEKILRQKVEAALDFKNQVLVKVYNRKALDPEQVVDSVLEHGSRFTDRIADTRLLLNQALERGETVLLEGSQGTLLDVDHGTYPFVTSSNPTSGGASAGSGIGPTRITTVIGILKAYTTRVGSGPFPTELNDDMGEHLRKTGGEFGVTTGRSRRTGWFDAVIARYAARVNGITDYFLTKLDVLSGLEKVPVCVGYTIDGTRVDEMPMTQTDVHHAVPVYEELPGWFEDISHCRTFEELPANARAYVEHLEQISGARMSAIGVGPGRDQTIVRHDMLGG from the coding sequence ATGCCGGCCGTAGTGCTGATCGGCGCCCAGTGGGGCGATGAGGGCAAGGGCAAGGCGACCGACCTGCTCGGTGATCGCGTCCAGTGGGTGGTCCGCTACCAGGGCGGCAACAACGCCGGGCACACCGTGGTCCTGCCCGACGGGCAGAAGTTCGCCCTGCACCTCATCCCCTCCGGCATCCTCACGCCCGGCGTGACGAGCGTCATCGGCAACGGCGTCGTGGTCGACCCCGGCGTGCTGCTGGAGGAGCTGGCCGGCCTCGACGAGCAGGGCGTGGACACCAGCCGGCTGATCATCTCCGCCGACGCGCACCTGATCATGCCCTACCACGTGGCCATCGATAAGGTCACCGAGCGCTACCTGGGCAAGGCCAAGATCGGCACCACCGGCCGCGGCATCGGCCCCTGCTACCAGGACAAGATCGCCCGCGTCGGCGTGCGCGCCCAGGACCTGCTCGACGAGAAGATCCTGCGGCAGAAGGTCGAGGCCGCGCTGGACTTCAAGAACCAGGTGCTGGTCAAGGTCTACAACCGCAAGGCGCTCGACCCCGAGCAGGTCGTGGACAGCGTGCTGGAGCACGGTTCCCGGTTCACCGACCGGATCGCCGACACCCGGCTGCTGCTCAACCAGGCGCTGGAGCGCGGCGAGACCGTGCTGCTGGAGGGCTCGCAGGGCACGCTGCTCGACGTGGACCACGGCACCTACCCGTTCGTGACCTCGTCGAACCCGACCTCGGGCGGCGCCTCGGCGGGCTCGGGCATCGGGCCGACCCGGATCACCACCGTGATCGGCATCCTCAAGGCGTACACCACGCGCGTGGGCTCCGGCCCGTTCCCGACCGAGCTGAACGACGACATGGGCGAGCACCTGCGCAAGACCGGCGGCGAGTTCGGCGTGACCACGGGCCGCTCCCGGCGCACCGGCTGGTTCGACGCGGTGATCGCCCGCTACGCGGCGCGGGTCAACGGCATCACCGACTACTTCCTCACCAAGCTCGACGTGCTGTCCGGCCTGGAGAAGGTGCCGGTGTGCGTGGGCTACACCATCGACGGCACGCGGGTCGACGAGATGCCGATGACGCAGACCGACGTGCACCACGCCGTGCCGGTGTACGAGGAGCTGCCGGGCTGGTTCGAGGACATCAGCCACTGCCGCACGTTCGAGGAGCTGCCCGCCAACGCGCGCGCGTACGTCGAGCACCTGGAGCAGATCTCCGGTGCCCGGATGTCCGCGATCGGCGTCGGGCCGGGCCGCGACCAGACCATCGTCCGGCACGACATGCTCGGCGGCTGA
- a CDS encoding HNH endonuclease family protein — protein MSTVNNTARLSISSLLLAGALTLALATPALATPPGIPGTSTAQAELNALAVAGEGSSTGYSRDKFPHWSTVSGTCNTREQVLKRDGTNVVTDSSCAATSGRWYSPYDGATWGAASDVDIDHVVPLAEAWRSGASSWTTARREQFANDLAGPQLIAVTDNVNQAKGDQDPALWKPPLTSYWCTYAKMWTHTKYRWGLTVDPAEKSALQGMLGRC, from the coding sequence ATGTCAACGGTTAACAACACCGCTCGACTGTCGATCTCATCCCTGCTCCTGGCTGGTGCGCTGACCCTGGCCCTCGCCACCCCCGCCCTGGCGACCCCGCCCGGCATCCCGGGCACGAGCACCGCCCAGGCGGAGCTCAACGCCCTGGCGGTGGCCGGCGAGGGGTCGTCCACCGGGTACTCGCGGGACAAGTTCCCGCACTGGAGCACCGTCTCGGGCACCTGCAACACCCGGGAGCAGGTGCTCAAGCGCGACGGCACCAACGTGGTCACCGACTCGTCCTGCGCGGCCACCTCCGGCCGCTGGTACAGCCCGTACGACGGCGCGACCTGGGGCGCCGCGTCCGACGTGGACATCGACCACGTGGTGCCGCTGGCCGAGGCGTGGCGGTCCGGCGCGTCGTCCTGGACCACGGCGCGGCGCGAGCAGTTCGCCAACGACCTGGCCGGCCCGCAGCTCATCGCGGTCACCGACAACGTCAACCAGGCCAAGGGCGACCAGGACCCGGCCCTGTGGAAGCCGCCGCTGACCTCCTACTGGTGCACCTACGCCAAGATGTGGACGCACACCAAGTACCGCTGGGGTTTGACGGTGGACCCCGCGGAGAAGTCCGCTCTGCAGGGCATGCTCGGAAGGTGCTGA